A window of the Thalassospira indica genome harbors these coding sequences:
- a CDS encoding ABC transporter ATP-binding protein, whose amino-acid sequence MTTPETSSATRPAFISVENLSKRFGDKLALDDVSLHLPKGETMAIIGPSAAGKSVLMKCLVGIYGADAGKILLDGDDVSQTNAPKRDAWAERIGMLFQQNALFDSLKVWENICFRQIETGTLSRKEARERALDLLGLVGLASESADLTPSDLSGGMQKRVGVARAISTDPAILLLDNPTAGLDPVLSNHIERMIGKIAEQRGTTVISITNDMHIARTRYQNLMMMHDGKVYWAGKTKDIDDAHNAHLTQMLNGSSQGPITMRTGKREDHVYS is encoded by the coding sequence ATGACCACGCCTGAAACCAGCTCCGCGACCCGTCCGGCCTTTATCTCGGTTGAAAATCTCAGCAAACGGTTTGGCGACAAGCTTGCCCTTGATGATGTCAGCTTGCATCTTCCCAAGGGCGAAACCATGGCCATTATCGGTCCGTCTGCCGCAGGCAAAAGTGTCCTGATGAAATGTCTGGTTGGGATTTACGGGGCCGATGCTGGCAAGATCCTTTTGGATGGCGATGATGTCAGTCAAACCAATGCGCCGAAACGTGATGCATGGGCGGAACGCATTGGCATGCTGTTTCAACAAAATGCCCTGTTTGACAGTCTGAAGGTTTGGGAAAACATCTGCTTTCGACAGATTGAAACCGGCACTCTTAGCCGCAAGGAGGCCCGGGAACGTGCCCTTGATCTATTGGGTCTTGTCGGTCTGGCATCGGAAAGTGCGGATCTGACACCAAGTGATCTGTCTGGCGGCATGCAAAAACGCGTTGGTGTCGCACGGGCGATTTCCACCGATCCGGCGATCCTGTTGCTGGACAATCCGACCGCCGGGCTTGATCCGGTTCTGTCGAACCATATCGAACGCATGATTGGCAAGATTGCAGAACAACGCGGGACCACGGTGATATCAATCACCAACGACATGCATATCGCCCGCACCCGTTATCAGAACCTGATGATGATGCATGACGGTAAAGTCTATTGGGCGGGCAAAACCAAAGATATCGATGACGCACATAATGCGCATCTGACCCAGATGCTGAACGGATCGTCACAGGGCCCGATCACCATGCGAACCGGCAAACGCGAAGACCACGTCTATAGCTAA
- a CDS encoding amino acid ABC transporter permease, which produces MSENAKLPPLPTGTFSERAVAWSKKNLFDGWFNTLLTLGSIAFLVWLIPPIVEWALINATLAPSIEACAEATGACWGFVNANLRLILFGTYPFEEQWRPLLAMILLMGIICGSLGAVKYPSLRKAIIPMWVIGVPIIAILMWGGVFGLTYVQNSYWGGLPLTLILSSIGVIFAFPFGLLLALGRQSHMPAIKTVSVVYIEVIRGVPLITVLFMASVMFPLFLPDGVTIDKLLRAQIGIILFTAAYLAEVFRGGLQAVPRGQFEAGDSLALSYWQSMRLIILPQALRLVIPPTVNSFISMFKDTTLVVIIGLFDFLGTVKLALRSDPAWTKYYVEGYAFAAAIFFLICFSMAKYSAYLEKELRKGEQR; this is translated from the coding sequence ATGTCAGAAAACGCAAAATTACCTCCTCTTCCGACCGGCACCTTTTCCGAGCGTGCCGTGGCATGGTCGAAAAAGAACCTGTTTGATGGATGGTTCAATACCCTCCTGACCCTTGGTTCGATTGCATTCCTCGTTTGGCTGATCCCGCCAATTGTCGAGTGGGCCCTCATCAATGCGACGTTGGCGCCATCAATTGAGGCCTGCGCGGAAGCGACAGGTGCCTGCTGGGGGTTCGTTAATGCCAATTTACGACTGATCCTGTTTGGCACCTACCCGTTTGAAGAACAGTGGCGGCCGCTTCTTGCCATGATCCTTCTGATGGGCATCATTTGCGGCAGTCTGGGTGCGGTTAAGTATCCGAGCCTGCGCAAGGCAATCATTCCGATGTGGGTCATTGGTGTGCCGATTATTGCCATCCTCATGTGGGGTGGTGTGTTTGGCCTTACCTATGTCCAGAACAGCTATTGGGGTGGCTTGCCGCTGACCCTGATCCTGTCCTCGATCGGTGTGATCTTTGCCTTCCCGTTCGGGCTGCTGCTGGCACTTGGTCGTCAGTCGCACATGCCGGCCATCAAAACCGTTTCCGTGGTGTACATCGAAGTCATTCGTGGTGTGCCGCTGATTACGGTTCTGTTCATGGCATCGGTCATGTTCCCGCTGTTCCTGCCCGATGGGGTTACCATCGACAAGCTGCTGCGTGCGCAGATCGGTATCATCCTGTTTACCGCCGCCTACCTCGCCGAGGTATTCCGTGGTGGTCTGCAGGCCGTTCCGCGTGGTCAGTTTGAGGCTGGTGACAGTCTTGCGCTGTCTTATTGGCAGTCGATGCGTCTGATCATTTTGCCGCAGGCACTGCGTCTGGTGATCCCGCCGACCGTCAACAGCTTTATCTCCATGTTCAAGGACACCACACTGGTCGTGATTATCGGCCTGTTTGACTTCCTTGGCACGGTGAAGCTGGCACTGCGCAGTGACCCGGCCTGGACCAAATATTACGTCGAAGGTTATGCCTTCGCCGCGGCAATATTCTTCCTGATCTGTTTCTCGATGGCGAAATATTCCGCCTATCTTGAAAAAGAGCTTCGCAAAGGCGAACAAAGGTAA
- a CDS encoding amino acid ABC transporter permease, which yields MSKPQNAPGDVRSKGLVDYLNDENVRAVLYQVVAIGLIVLAGWYLVSNTLYNLEQQNISTGYGFLDLEASFEISETMIDYSAQSDYATALMVGLLNTVKVSLLGIILCTIIGTIFGIARLSSNWIVRKLATVYVETFRNIPVLLQLFFWYALIPSAFPHPRDALEPLPGVLLTSRGMYLPVPEPDNAYTLMTIAAVIACVVIYFVKKWAKKRQDATGQPFPMLLAGIGIFVGLVLAAYLAGGAPTDMSMPALKGFNIQGGYNISPEFMAVLIGLTVYTSTYVAEVVRSGIQAVPNGQWEAADSLGIRRSIALRKVILPQSMRVAIPPLTNQYLNLTKNSSLAVAVGYPDLVSVSNTTMNQTGQAIEAISIFMSIYLGLSLLTSLFMNWFNKKMALVER from the coding sequence ATGAGTAAGCCTCAAAATGCCCCGGGGGATGTTCGTTCCAAGGGCCTCGTTGATTATCTCAATGACGAAAACGTCCGTGCGGTGCTTTATCAAGTAGTCGCAATTGGACTGATCGTTCTTGCGGGCTGGTACCTGGTGTCCAACACCTTGTACAACCTTGAACAACAGAACATCTCAACCGGTTACGGGTTCCTTGATCTTGAAGCTTCCTTCGAGATCAGTGAAACCATGATCGACTACAGCGCCCAAAGCGACTATGCGACGGCGTTGATGGTCGGTCTTCTGAACACTGTGAAGGTGTCACTGCTTGGGATCATTTTGTGTACGATTATCGGGACAATCTTTGGCATTGCCCGCCTGTCCTCGAACTGGATCGTTCGCAAACTTGCGACTGTGTATGTTGAAACGTTCCGGAACATTCCGGTCCTGTTGCAACTGTTCTTCTGGTACGCACTTATTCCAAGCGCTTTCCCGCATCCACGCGACGCGCTGGAGCCTCTGCCCGGTGTTTTGCTGACGTCGCGCGGTATGTATTTGCCGGTGCCGGAACCTGATAACGCCTATACCCTTATGACCATTGCGGCCGTGATTGCCTGCGTTGTGATCTATTTCGTCAAGAAATGGGCCAAGAAACGCCAGGACGCCACAGGTCAGCCCTTCCCGATGCTTCTTGCCGGGATCGGTATTTTCGTCGGTCTCGTTCTGGCTGCCTATCTGGCAGGTGGCGCACCGACCGACATGAGCATGCCGGCCCTCAAAGGCTTTAACATTCAGGGCGGCTACAACATTTCACCTGAATTCATGGCGGTTCTGATCGGGCTTACGGTTTACACCTCGACCTATGTTGCCGAGGTTGTTCGTTCCGGTATTCAGGCTGTTCCGAATGGCCAGTGGGAAGCTGCCGACAGTTTGGGCATTCGCCGTTCTATTGCGCTTCGCAAGGTGATCCTGCCGCAATCCATGCGTGTCGCGATCCCGCCACTGACCAACCAGTATCTTAACCTGACCAAGAACAGCTCTTTGGCTGTTGCCGTCGGTTATCCGGATCTGGTTTCTGTTTCCAACACGACCATGAACCAGACAGGTCAGGCGATCGAGGCCATCTCGATCTTCATGTCGATCTATCTTGGTTTGTCCTTGTTGACCTCGCTCTTTATGAACTGGTTCAACAAGAAAATGGCACTGGTGGAGAGGTAA
- a CDS encoding amino acid ABC transporter ATP-binding protein: protein MTVATEPTTGAVPPPSKEDVITVNKMNKWYGNFHVLQDIDLSVRKGERIVICGPSGSGKSTLIRTLNRLETYQSGEVYVDGILLGDDVKNIEAVRREVCMVFQHFNLFPHMTVLENLTLAPIWVRKMPKKQANELAMHYLERVRIAEQAHKFPGQLSGGQQQRVAIARSLCMQPKIMLFDEPTSALDPEMVKEVLDVMVELAKEGMTMLCVTHEMGFAKEVADRVIFMDAGQIVEMAGPKEFFDNPKSDRTKLFLSQILSH from the coding sequence ATGACTGTAGCAACTGAACCCACTACCGGCGCTGTGCCTCCTCCGTCCAAAGAGGATGTCATCACCGTCAACAAGATGAACAAATGGTATGGCAATTTCCATGTTCTTCAGGATATTGACCTGTCTGTTCGCAAAGGTGAGCGTATCGTTATCTGCGGCCCGTCCGGCTCAGGTAAATCGACGCTGATCCGCACCCTGAACCGCCTTGAAACCTATCAAAGCGGTGAAGTTTACGTCGACGGCATTTTGCTTGGCGACGATGTCAAAAACATCGAAGCCGTGCGCCGCGAAGTCTGCATGGTGTTCCAGCACTTCAACCTTTTCCCGCACATGACCGTGCTGGAAAACCTTACGCTTGCCCCGATCTGGGTTCGCAAGATGCCCAAGAAGCAAGCCAACGAACTGGCCATGCATTACCTTGAGCGTGTGCGAATTGCCGAGCAGGCCCACAAATTCCCGGGTCAACTTTCCGGCGGTCAGCAGCAGCGTGTGGCGATTGCCCGTTCGCTCTGCATGCAGCCGAAAATCATGCTGTTTGATGAACCGACCTCGGCGCTTGACCCGGAAATGGTCAAGGAAGTTCTCGACGTGATGGTCGAACTCGCCAAGGAAGGTATGACCATGCTTTGCGTGACCCACGAGATGGGCTTCGCCAAAGAGGTTGCTGACCGTGTGATCTTTATGGATGCAGGCCAGATCGTCGAAATGGCTGGTCCGAAGGAGTTCTTTGATAACCCGAAAAGCGATCGTACAAAGCTGTTCCTCAGCCAGATCCTGTCGCATTAA